A window of Cryptomeria japonica chromosome 3, Sugi_1.0, whole genome shotgun sequence contains these coding sequences:
- the LOC131874232 gene encoding uncharacterized protein LOC131874232 gives MDASLEGLGAVLVQDGRVIACESRKLKNHEQNYSTHALELAAVVHALVRWRHFLLGHRFKLYSDHRNLQYIFMQPNLNARQRCWIEFSCEDEFEEIIAEVTAGRALEGRYAGYSVELDGLLRHFGCIYVPLSDGLRDFIVSEAHHAPYWAHPDRLTKVVHFSPIRSLYIATTVARVFLEGVVRLHGIPRRIISDHDPVFTSAFWIAL, from the exons AtggatgcttctttggagggtctaggagcagtATTGGTGCAGGATGGTCGTGTGATTGCATGTGAGTCACgtaaacttaagaatcatgagcagAATTATTCCACCCATGCTCTTGAGTTAGCAGCAGTGgtgcatgctttggttagatggaggcacttccttcttggacatagattCAAGTTGTATAGTGATCACCGcaatttgcagtatatcttcatgcAGCCGAATTTGAATGCTAGGCAGAGATGTTGGATTGAGTTCTCGTGCGAGGATGAatttgag GAGATTATTGCAGAGGTTACTgcaggtagagctcttgagggaaGATATGCAGGTTACTCAGTAGAATTAGATGGACTTCTTAGgcattttggatgcatttatgttccaCTATCAGATGGTCTTCGAGATTTTATCGTGTCAGAGGCACATCATGCGCCTTACTGGGCACATCCAG ACAGATTGACCAAAGTAGTGCACTTTTCTCCGATTAGGTCTTTGTATATAGCAACGACAGTAGCTCGAgttttcttggagggagttgtgaggttgcatggtattcctcggcGGATCATATCAGATCATGATCCAGTGTTCACATCAGCATTTTGGATAGCTCTTTAG